In Macaca fascicularis isolate 582-1 chromosome X, T2T-MFA8v1.1, one DNA window encodes the following:
- the ZNF275 gene encoding zinc finger protein 275 gives MMSHPCVSLLGVPVLNPALVPHLAQGQVLLVSDPSPNTDPAKYSENTSATRHQTMGEDAQPQEMASTSSPRASGPSPEFRQHGDSDRKRGSPQNLPIEHHFACKECGDTFRLKVLLVQHQRVHSEEKGWECGDCGKVFRGVAEFNEHRKSHVAAEPRPGPSRALENAAEKREQTEREGKPFECEECGKRFKKNAGLSQHLRVHSREKPFDCEECGRSFKVNTHLFRHQKLHTSEKPFACKACSRDFLDRQELLKHQRMHTGHLPFDCDDCGKSFRGVNGLAEHQRIHSGAKPYGCPHCGKLFRRSSELTKHRRIHTGEKPYACGQCGKAFRQSSSLLEHARIHSGERPYACGECGKAFRGPSDLIKHRRIHSGLKPYECDKCGKAFRRSSGLSRHRRIHSGARRCECSQCGRVFKRRSALQKHQPTHHE, from the exons ATGATGAGTCATCCGTGTGTGTCTCTTTTGG GCGTTCCTGTTTTGAATCCTGCCTTGGTCCCTCACCTGGCACAAGGACAAGTGCTGTTGGTATCAGACCCATCGCCCAACACTGATCCAGCTAAGTACTCTG AAAACACCTCTGCGACCCGACACCAGACGATGGGGGAAGACGCCCAGCCACAGGAGATGGCGTCCACAAGCTCCCCAAGGGCCAGTGGCCCCAGTCCTGAATTCAGACAGCATGGGGACTCTGACAGGAAGAGAGGGAGCCCACAGAATCTGCCCATAGAACATCATTTTGCTTGTAAAGAGTGTGGGGACACCTTTCGGCTTAAAGTCCTGCTTGTCCAGCACCAGAGAGTCCACAGTGAGGAGAAGGGCTGGGAATGTGGCGATTGCGGGAAGGTCTTCAGGGGGGTAGCGGAGTTTAATGAGCACAGGAAAAGCCATGTAGCTGCGGAACCCCGGCCCGGCCCCAGTAGGGCCCTGGAGAATGCCGCGGAGAAGAGGGAGCAGACGGAGAGGGAGGGAAAGCCCTTCGAGTGCGAGGAGTGTGGAAAACGGTTTAAGAAGAATGCAGGCCTCAGTCAACATCTGAGGGTCCACAGCAGAGAGAAGCCCTTTGATTGCGAGGAGTGCGGGCGGTCCTTCAAAGTCAACACCCACCTCTTCCGACATCAGAAACTTCACACTTCGGAAAAGCCTTTCGCCTGCAAGGCATGTAGCAGGGATTTCCTGGATCGCCAGGAGCTTCTCAAGCACCAGCGCATGCACACTGGCCACCTGCCCTTCGACTGCGACGACTGCGGCAAGTCCTTCCGAGGGGTCAACGGGCTGGCTGAGCACCAGCGCATCCACAGTGGGGCCAAGCCATACGGGTGTCCCCACTGTGGCAAGCTCTTCCGAAGGAGCTCGGAGCTCACCAAGCACCGGCGGATCCACACGGGTGAGAAGCCCTACGCCTGCGGCCAGTGCGGCAAGGCCTTCCGCCAGAGCTCCAGCCTCCTGGAGCACGCACGCATCCACAGTGGCGAGCGGCCCTACGCGTGTGGCGAGTGCGGCAAGGCCTTCCGCGGTCCCTCCGACCTCATCAAGCACCGGCGCATCCACAGCGGACTGAAACCCTATGAGTGCGACAAGTGCGGCAAGGCCTTCCGCCGGAGCTCCGGCCTCAGTCGCCACCGGCGGATCCACAGCGGGGCGCGGCGCTGTGAATGCAGCCAGTGTGGCCGTGTCTTCAAGAGGCGCTCGGCGCTACAGAAGCATCAGCCGACCCACCACGAGTAG